The following are encoded together in the Lactuca sativa cultivar Salinas chromosome 1, Lsat_Salinas_v11, whole genome shotgun sequence genome:
- the LOC128127183 gene encoding tetrahydroberberine oxidase-like, with the protein MKKYSQIRSCVFLLVLCLSFSNSWANLSSLVDVTPGTENFISCIQPKSNNVTSFSQQLIITPVNASFIPIWQVAVQNTRFLKPSTPKPSIIVTPVDETLVQKALFCAKKHGYEMRIRSGGHDYEGLSYTADVPFVMLDFTNMRSIDVDVANRSAWVQPGAVLGELYYSISQKTDTLYFPAGVCPTVGVGGYMGGGGYGNLLRKYGTAADNVVDVRFMDVNGNILDRKSMGKDLFWAIRGGGASSFGIVLAWKLRLVPVPEKVTVFILNKTLEEGATKIFHKYQYVAPTIDRNLHIRTQVFAEYIGNTTKKTIRIMFEGIYQGTRDTLLPLLDEKFPELGVRREICEEIRSIQSTVVFWGLPSSTPIEILTNRSAIAKLNNKSKSDYVRTPIPIRGLRKIWRKLMQNDGSALLMINPFGGRMADYSESAIPYPHRAGVLLQILKTVNFNGQTSDTTPTSLKRIMWLRSLDELLTPYVSKNPREAYSNYNDLDLGVGSSNYEEASLWGERYWKRDNFQKLIRIKAKVDPDNFFRRPQSIPVF; encoded by the coding sequence ATGAAGAAGTACTCTCAAATACGCTCCTGTGTCTTCCTTCTGGTTCTTTGTCTTTCCTTTTCTAACTCATGGGCAAACTTATCTTCCCTTGTTGATGTTACACCAGGTACGGAAAATTTCATAAGTTGCATACAGCCCAAATCCAACAATGTCACCTCCTTCTCTCAGCAGCTCATTATCACACCTGTCAATGCTTCTTTCATTCCCATTTGGCAAGTCGCAGTGCAAAACACTAGGTTCCTTAAACCCTCGACTCCTAAACCATCAATCATCGTGACACCTGTGGATGAAACACTTGTCCAAAAGGCTCTATTCTGCGCAAAGAAACATGGGTACGAGATGAGGATCAGGAGTGGGGGCCATGACTATGAAGGCCTATCATACACTGCTGATGTTCCCTTTGTTATGCTTGATTTCACCAACATGAGGTCTATAGACGTGGACGTAGCTAACAGGAGCGCATGGGTCCAGCCAGGTGCTGTGCTTGGTGAACTCTATTACAGTATTTCTCAGAAGACCGACACCTTGTATTTCCCGGCAGGTGTTTGCCCCACGGTGGGTGTTGGCGGGTACATGGGCGGTGGTGGCTACGGAAACCTACTGAGGAAATATGGTACTGCTGCTGATAATGTTGTGGACGTTCGCTTTATGGATGTCAATGGAAATATTCTTGACAGGAAGTCCATGGGTAAGGATTTGTTTTGGGCAATACGAGGAGGTGGTGCTTCCAGTTTTGGAATCGTTCTCGCATGGAAGCTCAGGTTGGTTCCGGTTCCAGAAAAAGTAACTGTATTCATACTGAATAAAACTTTGGAAGAAGGGGCAACCAAAATTTTCCATAAATATCAATACGTTGCGCCAACTATTGATAGAAATCTACACATAAGAACTCAGGTGTTTGCCGAATATATTGGCAACACCACCAAGAAAACCATACGGATTATGTTCGAAGGAATTTATCAGGGCACAAGGGACACATTGCTTCCGTTGCTGGACGAAAAATTTCCTGAGCTCGGTGTTAGACGAGAGATTTGTGAAGAAATTAGAAGCATCCAATCGACCGTTGTGTTTTGGGGCCTGCCAAGCTCCACCCCAATTGAGATCCTCACGAACCGGTCTGCTATAGCCAAGCTGAACAATAAAAGCAAATCAGACTATGTCCGGACACCAATTCCCATACGCGGTCTAAGAAAGATATGGAGAAAGCTCATGCAAAACGACGGATCGGCACTTCTCATGATCAATCCTTTTGGCGGAAGGATGGCTGATTACTCAGAGTCAGCAATTCCATATCCTCATAGAGCTGGGGTGTTGTTACAGATTCTCAAGACTGTTAATTTTAACGGTCAAACTTCAGACACGACCCCTACATCGCTCAAGAGAATAATGTGGCTTCGAAGCTTGGACGAGTTACTGACGCCTTATGTCTCAAAGAACCCAAGAGAAGCATATTCCAACTACAATGATCTAGATTTGGGTGTTGGAAGTTCTAATTATGAAGAAGCCAGTCTTTGGGGTGAGAGGTACTGGAAAAGGGACAATTTTCAGAAGTTGATTCGAATCAAGGCCAAAGTTGATCCGGATAATTTCTTCCGGCGTCCACAAAGTATCCCTGTTTTCTAA